One region of Fervidobacterium sp. genomic DNA includes:
- a CDS encoding asparaginase: MGKKIVIVSTGGTIAMVKKGRTVVPFDKGNALVTDIPELYDIADVELYEFSNVPSPYMTPSSMWNLAKTIDELLEEKNYDGVVVTHGTDTLEETAYFLDLVLKTEKPVVLTASMRNISELSTDGPRNVLSSVMVATCDESYGMGVVVCLNDEIHAAREVTKTYTSNVATFDSPGYGPLGVVDENNVIYFRKSLTREKIYTDKIEEKVAIVKTFTGDDGSILKAVYQLGYKGIVLEGFGRGNVPPQLSIVVEEVIKNGIPVVITSRCFKGRVFPIYGYNGGGADLRRRGAILSEHPLAQKARVKLMIVLGKTNNIEEIREYFERHIGGAINEIER, from the coding sequence ATGGGGAAAAAGATAGTAATCGTTAGTACTGGCGGTACTATAGCGATGGTAAAAAAGGGCAGAACGGTTGTACCTTTTGATAAAGGTAACGCGCTTGTTACGGATATTCCAGAACTTTACGATATAGCTGATGTTGAGTTATACGAATTTTCCAACGTACCAAGTCCTTATATGACACCTTCAAGTATGTGGAATCTTGCTAAAACTATAGATGAATTACTCGAGGAAAAAAATTACGATGGTGTTGTTGTAACACACGGTACAGATACATTGGAAGAAACTGCATATTTTCTTGATCTTGTTCTGAAGACAGAAAAACCTGTTGTCTTAACTGCATCCATGAGAAATATTAGCGAACTGAGTACAGACGGACCAAGAAACGTACTATCATCAGTTATGGTAGCTACATGTGATGAATCATACGGTATGGGAGTAGTTGTATGTCTAAACGATGAAATACATGCTGCAAGGGAAGTTACAAAGACGTATACGAGTAACGTTGCGACCTTCGATTCACCAGGTTACGGTCCACTTGGTGTTGTGGATGAGAACAACGTTATTTATTTCAGAAAATCGCTAACAAGAGAGAAGATATATACAGATAAAATAGAAGAAAAAGTAGCCATCGTTAAAACATTCACAGGTGATGATGGTTCAATTCTCAAAGCGGTGTATCAACTTGGTTACAAAGGGATCGTACTCGAAGGTTTTGGTAGAGGGAATGTTCCGCCCCAGCTTTCCATTGTTGTGGAAGAGGTAATCAAAAATGGTATACCTGTTGTAATAACTTCAAGATGCTTTAAAGGTAGAGTTTTCCCTATCTATGGATACAACGGTGGTGGAGCGGACTTGCGAAGAAGAGGAGCAATATTAAGTGAACATCCATTAGCCCAAAAGGCACGGGTAAAGTTAATGATAGTGCTTGGAAAAACAAACAACATTGAAGAGATAAGAGAATATTTTGAAAGACATATAGGAGGAGCGATAAATGAAATTGAGCGTTAG
- a CDS encoding PAS domain-containing protein yields the protein MRYLYFLQQFFERLPAPAFIKDNKGRYIWVNKELENLLQLTEEKLVGKFESEILRDEQIDEIDKKVMKTRRNLTHEKVINGRHFSVQRMPIRLGTGSYGVAGIMFDITEKILEQTLYKLQSFVEQIIIESFSASEGDVTKFVIELSKKFHAEYPDIAVVLLKDDQYIIGNDNPKIIEKAKSINEIKMFTLEKRTYQVIPVENYKFIVHIPEQYTSIAKALSTFLSSHVLASVRFLQAQKIYKDMFNSFESLIKLIGLWEQNVTLESFLQTMLSELVKLVPEAQKASIWLLDGDIYKCVAVHNYSEEVKNTTIKSSEDNYGPLIGENRVMELKEAYKINLKSPQKELWEKAGVTDPNFVPLVGSVKIGEKRLVIISLDNFEAKSFSEASKKILQILVDMLSVFLKSKYS from the coding sequence ATGAGATATTTATACTTCTTACAACAATTTTTTGAAAGACTTCCGGCACCGGCTTTCATAAAGGATAACAAAGGCAGGTACATATGGGTAAACAAAGAATTGGAAAATCTACTCCAGTTGACTGAAGAAAAACTTGTTGGAAAATTCGAATCGGAAATACTTAGAGACGAACAGATCGATGAAATTGATAAAAAAGTTATGAAAACAAGAAGAAATCTCACACATGAGAAAGTTATAAACGGAAGACACTTCAGTGTCCAAAGAATGCCTATAAGACTCGGCACGGGCTCGTATGGAGTTGCGGGTATAATGTTTGATATAACCGAAAAAATACTTGAACAAACACTCTATAAACTCCAATCTTTTGTTGAACAGATAATAATCGAGTCTTTCAGTGCCTCCGAAGGTGATGTTACAAAATTCGTAATCGAGCTTTCAAAAAAATTCCATGCGGAGTATCCAGACATAGCTGTCGTGTTGTTAAAAGATGATCAATACATCATAGGCAACGATAATCCAAAGATCATTGAAAAAGCCAAATCTATAAATGAAATTAAAATGTTCACATTGGAAAAGAGGACATATCAAGTTATACCAGTTGAAAATTATAAATTCATAGTACACATTCCTGAACAGTACACAAGTATAGCAAAAGCTCTATCGACTTTTTTAAGTTCACATGTATTAGCCTCCGTTAGATTTTTACAGGCTCAGAAGATTTATAAAGACATGTTTAACAGTTTCGAGAGTCTCATAAAACTGATAGGTTTATGGGAGCAAAATGTAACCCTGGAGAGTTTTTTACAAACAATGCTAAGTGAACTTGTGAAATTGGTACCCGAAGCCCAAAAAGCATCCATTTGGTTACTTGATGGAGATATTTACAAATGTGTGGCTGTTCATAACTATAGTGAGGAGGTTAAAAATACAACAATTAAGTCTTCTGAGGATAATTACGGTCCTTTAATTGGCGAAAATAGAGTTATGGAACTAAAAGAAGCATATAAAATTAACTTAAAAAGCCCACAAAAAGAATTGTGGGAAAAAGCTGGTGTCACAGACCCGAATTTCGTACCGTTGGTTGGAAGTGTGAAGATAGGTGAAAAAAGACTTGTGATAATTTCACTTGACAACTTTGAAGCCAAAAGCTTTTCAGAAGCGAGTAAGAAGATACTTCAGATCTTAGTTGACATGCTCTCTGTATTTCTTAAAAGTAAATACTCTTAA
- the panB gene encoding 3-methyl-2-oxobutanoate hydroxymethyltransferase yields the protein MTTKKIIDMKGKEPITMITAYDYPTAKIAYEAGIELLLVGDSLGNVLLGYDSTIPVTMEDMLIHIKAVRRAVPDAFIIGDMPFLSYEVSVEKAVENAGLMMKAGANAIKLEGGEEHAEAIQRIIAAGIPVMGHLGFTPQSVNLLGGHRVQGKTPESRAKILKDSKILEELGCFAIVLELVVEGVAKEVTESLKIPTIGIGAGRYCDGQVLVFHDVVGLTNLNLKFVKRYADAYNVMLNAVKEYKNEVKNRTFPSHEHVFE from the coding sequence ATAACGACAAAAAAAATAATAGATATGAAGGGAAAAGAACCTATAACTATGATTACAGCATACGACTATCCTACAGCTAAGATAGCATACGAAGCCGGTATAGAATTACTACTTGTTGGAGACTCCTTGGGAAACGTGTTACTCGGATACGACAGTACCATTCCAGTTACTATGGAAGATATGTTGATTCATATAAAGGCTGTTAGAAGAGCAGTTCCAGATGCTTTCATAATAGGTGACATGCCGTTTTTGTCTTACGAAGTAAGTGTTGAGAAGGCTGTAGAAAATGCGGGCTTAATGATGAAAGCGGGGGCAAACGCAATAAAATTAGAAGGTGGCGAGGAACACGCAGAAGCAATTCAAAGAATAATAGCCGCAGGTATTCCTGTGATGGGACATCTTGGTTTCACTCCTCAATCAGTGAATTTGCTCGGAGGTCATCGCGTGCAGGGTAAAACACCTGAAAGTAGAGCAAAAATTCTCAAAGATTCAAAAATACTTGAAGAGCTTGGATGTTTTGCCATTGTGTTAGAACTTGTGGTTGAAGGTGTTGCAAAAGAGGTAACAGAGAGCTTAAAAATACCTACCATTGGAATAGGTGCCGGTAGGTATTGTGATGGACAAGTGTTAGTTTTTCATGATGTCGTAGGATTGACTAATTTAAACTTGAAATTTGTTAAAAGATACGCTGATGCGTACAATGTAATGCTAAACGCAGTGAAAGAGTACAAAAATGAAGTAAAAAATAGAACGTTCCCATCTCATGAACACGTTTTTGAATAA
- the smc gene encoding chromosome segregation protein SMC: MVLREIFIKGFKSFADPVRLEISNRVTVIVGPNGSGKSNVVDAIRWVLGEQSMKEIRAQEREDVVFWGNEKRPPSQSAYVELVFEDGNEKITVSRELSRDGTSKYLLNGDVVRLKDIRDFLMQHGYGKNPYSIIGQGQIDKIVSATPESLRVMIEEIAGVGIYREKKKEAISKLDSTQINLNRINDVLFEVDKNRKSLYLKAKRAERYVEYSQQLDSLKKTYYGGVYNLEKQRLADMESYHKELNSILKDKLKHLAQLEINWSTLRDEFNQIDIEMESYTKTLEEFKIRENQLLEIKEKFSKKLSELESKYIELTTRTDMLNEEINSLRNRDEEIKLIVSKISEELSEKQGILSNLEQEKNKIYAQYTEQEKEILKKKQEYEELERGLSKIHNEIVRLNENNQDIKHRLEMIHNQRLSKETRKTELEEEINDLEKHLLEIVEKENELVKELETIRSSIDEYNKIREQKTSELENIVRKYRELKAEIEVIKRQISEYQGFGHAIRKIFENKDIFNGLIDVVINLIDFDKSLSTAYETLLGGAAQHVVVKTAEDGKQIIEFLKVGEYGRATFIPLDLIDSSFSPIDSLEKEDGFVGYAAKLLRVPKEYEALSYYLFGNDIIVKDIDSAIYLKRRYNLRSRIVTLDGELISGKGAMTGGRSKEDYSNSIVARRVRLKTLEEEIKTIDNERQLIEDEIALITQELRQLQDSVNILREELATISSRTISSKRVLEELQKALKEVRNELSDLVKLEAEYNAKYEGNVARIENLESQLKELEAKKKILQDSVNTFSKELDEHRKKLEQLNESIATYRAEVKNLLERKIQYDAESDRIKARIQEIKFELTDLKSTISKLEEQIDETKKFLIENDRELETLKNTAQDIFADIREKKTGKEEKLQQLQSLEQEIREVKTQIEAIKERIHETEMRLQEISFRISNIPEEYRESIEIEPEKLDELGNEIKDIENKIKMLGTVDTTAIEEYKNVEAEYNELMKQKLDLEEAKRKLEQLIEQTDAQAREQFLRTFNLINGAFKSYIETLFYGGTGGMRILDDGDILESGIEISISKAGKRVQKLQLLSGGEKALVGIALIMAMLEANKGVFYVLDEVDAPLDDYNSEKFRRLLENEQSQFVVITHNKLIMEAGDIVHGVTMVDGISKVLEVKMEEVTA; this comes from the coding sequence GTGGTTTTAAGAGAAATTTTCATAAAAGGGTTCAAGTCATTTGCAGATCCAGTACGACTTGAGATATCCAACAGAGTAACCGTCATCGTTGGACCAAATGGTTCAGGCAAATCCAACGTGGTTGATGCTATAAGATGGGTACTTGGCGAACAGTCGATGAAAGAAATAAGAGCGCAAGAACGGGAGGATGTTGTTTTTTGGGGGAATGAAAAAAGACCTCCATCCCAAAGTGCTTATGTTGAGCTTGTCTTTGAAGATGGAAATGAAAAAATTACCGTGTCTCGTGAGCTCTCAAGAGATGGAACAAGCAAGTATTTGCTAAACGGAGATGTTGTTAGATTGAAGGACATAAGAGATTTTCTTATGCAGCATGGTTATGGCAAGAACCCATATTCAATAATAGGGCAAGGTCAGATAGATAAAATCGTTTCTGCAACACCAGAATCCTTAAGGGTAATGATAGAAGAAATTGCAGGTGTTGGTATATACAGAGAAAAGAAAAAAGAAGCTATTTCTAAGCTCGATTCAACTCAGATAAATCTCAACAGAATCAACGACGTATTATTTGAAGTTGATAAGAATAGAAAATCACTTTACTTAAAAGCAAAACGAGCAGAAAGATACGTAGAATACTCTCAGCAACTTGATAGCCTTAAAAAAACTTACTATGGTGGAGTATATAATCTTGAGAAACAAAGATTAGCAGACATGGAAAGTTACCATAAAGAACTAAATAGCATTTTGAAAGATAAGCTTAAACACTTAGCTCAGCTTGAGATTAATTGGTCAACTTTGAGAGATGAATTCAATCAAATAGACATAGAAATGGAAAGTTACACAAAGACACTCGAAGAATTTAAGATCCGTGAAAATCAATTACTTGAGATAAAGGAAAAATTTAGTAAAAAGCTGAGCGAATTGGAGAGTAAATACATAGAACTCACCACACGTACTGACATGCTCAACGAAGAGATAAATTCTTTAAGAAATAGAGATGAAGAGATAAAACTCATTGTGTCCAAAATATCGGAAGAACTTTCCGAAAAACAGGGTATACTTTCAAACCTTGAACAAGAGAAAAACAAGATCTATGCTCAGTACACGGAACAAGAGAAAGAAATATTGAAAAAAAAGCAAGAGTACGAAGAATTAGAGCGAGGTTTGTCGAAAATTCACAACGAAATTGTACGTTTAAACGAGAATAATCAAGACATAAAACACAGATTAGAAATGATTCACAACCAAAGGCTCAGTAAAGAAACACGAAAAACAGAGCTAGAAGAGGAAATTAATGATCTTGAAAAACATCTTCTTGAGATTGTCGAGAAAGAAAATGAATTGGTAAAAGAGTTGGAAACCATTAGAAGTTCGATTGATGAATACAACAAAATAAGAGAACAAAAAACCTCAGAACTTGAGAACATCGTTAGGAAATATAGAGAATTAAAAGCAGAGATAGAGGTGATAAAAAGACAAATCAGCGAATACCAAGGATTTGGTCACGCAATTAGAAAGATCTTTGAAAATAAAGATATATTCAACGGATTGATAGATGTTGTAATAAATTTAATTGACTTTGATAAATCACTTTCCACAGCCTACGAAACACTTCTCGGTGGAGCAGCCCAACATGTTGTTGTTAAAACAGCTGAAGATGGAAAGCAAATCATAGAATTTTTGAAAGTTGGCGAATATGGTAGGGCTACATTTATTCCTCTCGATCTCATAGACTCTTCATTTTCACCAATAGATAGTTTAGAAAAAGAAGATGGTTTTGTAGGATACGCTGCAAAACTTTTAAGAGTTCCTAAAGAGTATGAGGCTTTATCGTATTACCTTTTTGGAAATGACATCATAGTCAAAGACATAGATTCAGCCATATATCTGAAACGAAGGTACAACCTTCGTTCGAGAATTGTTACACTCGATGGTGAACTAATCTCAGGTAAAGGTGCAATGACAGGTGGACGCTCGAAGGAGGATTACTCGAACTCTATAGTTGCACGAAGAGTTAGATTGAAAACCCTTGAAGAAGAAATCAAAACCATTGATAACGAAAGACAATTAATAGAAGATGAAATAGCATTGATAACTCAAGAATTAAGACAGTTGCAAGACAGTGTGAACATCCTTAGAGAAGAGCTTGCCACAATTTCAAGTAGAACAATTTCCTCGAAAAGAGTACTCGAAGAGCTACAAAAGGCACTTAAAGAAGTCAGGAATGAATTGTCTGATCTTGTAAAACTTGAGGCTGAGTACAATGCAAAATACGAAGGAAATGTGGCAAGAATTGAAAATCTTGAGAGTCAGCTTAAGGAGCTCGAAGCAAAAAAGAAAATACTTCAAGACAGTGTGAATACATTTTCAAAGGAACTTGACGAACATAGGAAAAAACTTGAGCAACTTAACGAATCCATTGCAACGTACAGGGCAGAAGTCAAAAATCTACTTGAAAGAAAGATTCAGTATGATGCAGAAAGTGATAGAATAAAAGCAAGAATACAAGAAATAAAATTTGAACTCACTGACTTAAAATCAACTATCTCCAAACTGGAAGAACAAATAGACGAAACAAAGAAATTCTTAATAGAAAATGATAGAGAACTTGAAACGTTGAAAAATACCGCACAAGATATATTTGCCGACATTAGGGAGAAGAAAACAGGAAAAGAAGAAAAGTTACAACAACTACAATCACTCGAACAAGAAATACGAGAGGTAAAAACACAAATTGAAGCAATAAAAGAACGAATTCACGAAACAGAAATGAGATTGCAGGAAATATCGTTTAGAATCTCAAATATTCCGGAAGAATATCGTGAGTCTATTGAAATAGAACCGGAAAAACTCGACGAGCTTGGAAATGAGATTAAAGATATAGAAAACAAAATAAAAATGCTTGGAACAGTTGACACAACAGCGATAGAAGAATACAAAAATGTCGAGGCAGAATACAACGAGTTGATGAAACAAAAACTCGATCTTGAAGAAGCAAAAAGGAAGTTGGAACAGTTAATTGAGCAAACCGATGCTCAGGCACGCGAACAATTTTTGAGAACGTTCAATTTAATAAATGGTGCATTTAAATCTTACATAGAAACACTCTTTTACGGCGGAACTGGTGGAATGAGGATCTTAGATGATGGTGATATACTCGAATCAGGAATAGAAATAAGTATTTCAAAGGCAGGGAAAAGAGTGCAAAAACTCCAGTTATTATCTGGTGGAGAAAAAGCACTTGTTGGTATCGCATTGATAATGGCGATGCTGGAGGCAAACAAAGGTGTATTTTACGTTCTTGATGAAGTTGACGCGCCACTTGATGATTACAACTCTGAGAAATTCAGAAGACTGCTTGAGAATGAACAATCACAATTTGTTGTTATAACACACAACAAACTTATCATGGAGGCAGGAGATATAGTTCACGGTGTAACAATGGTTGATGGTATATCAAAAGTATTGGAAGTTAAAATGGAGGAGGTAACAGCATGA
- a CDS encoding AI-2E family transporter has product MKLSVRQQALLVVLSYAALMLIAFALFKTLLYVFVFSLVSILIVNFILKNLLRLKIPYPLAVTISLLFYFFVLIYAFINIIPPVFKQVSSFYDFMKKILDSKYWENYLVDNPDLSETIGNIVAWASPKISELFSTLAITMAKSVPNTLTVMFYSILFTVYITIYTSWTTKALPGLFPKKVRPLIEDFLKKLGIALSSYVDVMLLGAFVVAISFYVLFSFYLPEYKVLLSFWGFVTNFIPIVGVVIEWIPILIVSLGLGLKNFIIVNTIVMLIHLGAFLFFIFIMKKRADINPVLMLIFIFLIGLFYGLVGTFFAVPVAIFFVTLWNEFIKSELDKEM; this is encoded by the coding sequence ATGAAATTGAGCGTTAGGCAACAGGCTTTGTTGGTAGTCTTATCATACGCCGCTTTAATGCTTATAGCATTTGCTCTATTCAAAACACTTCTTTATGTTTTTGTATTTTCCTTAGTCTCTATTCTTATAGTCAACTTTATATTGAAAAATCTACTGCGCTTGAAAATTCCGTATCCACTCGCTGTGACGATATCGTTATTATTTTACTTTTTCGTGTTAATCTACGCCTTCATAAACATAATTCCCCCCGTTTTCAAGCAGGTGTCATCTTTTTACGATTTTATGAAAAAAATACTTGATTCGAAATATTGGGAAAATTATTTGGTAGATAATCCTGACCTTTCCGAAACAATTGGTAATATCGTTGCTTGGGCAAGTCCAAAGATAAGTGAATTATTCAGTACTTTGGCAATAACAATGGCAAAAAGCGTTCCTAATACTCTTACTGTAATGTTTTATAGTATATTGTTTACCGTTTACATAACCATTTATACAAGCTGGACAACAAAAGCTTTACCTGGACTGTTTCCTAAGAAAGTTAGACCACTGATAGAAGATTTTTTGAAAAAACTTGGTATAGCACTTTCCAGCTATGTTGACGTTATGCTTCTTGGGGCTTTCGTGGTGGCTATATCTTTTTATGTGCTGTTCAGTTTCTACTTACCAGAATACAAAGTCTTGTTGTCTTTCTGGGGATTTGTCACCAATTTCATCCCGATCGTCGGTGTTGTGATAGAATGGATACCGATCCTTATAGTAAGTCTTGGTTTGGGGTTGAAAAACTTTATAATAGTCAACACCATCGTCATGTTAATTCACCTGGGGGCATTCTTATTCTTTATTTTTATAATGAAAAAAAGGGCTGACATCAACCCTGTGCTCATGCTTATATTTATATTCCTCATAGGCTTGTTCTACGGACTTGTTGGAACATTTTTTGCAGTACCGGTAGCAATATTTTTTGTAACACTATGGAACGAGTTTATCAAAAGTGAACTTGACAAAGAGATGTGA
- a CDS encoding YdcF family protein codes for MLHLFKIVSAFITIPGIFVTAFSIIFIFYSKTDKSVRYTMQKNIRKDRYLFLVFAIIMYLISSSWFTYLISKSLVLVDTEDNGKYIVVLGGGVDKFDQRYEIGKHTLRRLYKALELYKKNPRKIIVTGGVVDKGLPEALFMKKVLINFGIPEEDVIIENKARNTFENGKYTRELIGDTAITLVTSSLHMKRSLWVFKKFFSKIYYSSADVPIDFRNSYLDYLPSFEAFSTTCYFFREVIGILQYWLVYGG; via the coding sequence ATGCTGCATCTATTCAAAATAGTAAGTGCGTTTATAACTATTCCAGGCATTTTTGTAACCGCTTTTTCCATCATCTTTATTTTTTATTCAAAAACCGATAAAAGTGTCAGGTATACAATGCAGAAAAATATTAGAAAAGATAGATACTTGTTTTTAGTGTTTGCGATAATAATGTATCTTATCTCCTCAAGTTGGTTTACATATCTTATCTCAAAATCCTTAGTTCTAGTTGACACAGAAGACAATGGAAAATATATCGTTGTACTTGGTGGTGGCGTTGATAAGTTTGATCAAAGGTATGAAATAGGTAAACATACTCTAAGAAGATTGTACAAAGCTTTGGAATTGTATAAGAAAAACCCAAGAAAGATAATCGTCACTGGTGGAGTTGTAGATAAAGGTTTACCAGAGGCTTTGTTTATGAAAAAGGTGCTTATCAACTTTGGTATTCCTGAGGAGGATGTAATAATTGAAAATAAAGCAAGAAACACGTTTGAAAATGGCAAATACACTCGCGAGTTGATAGGCGATACGGCCATCACACTTGTTACAAGTTCTTTACACATGAAAAGAAGTTTGTGGGTGTTTAAAAAATTCTTTAGTAAAATCTATTATTCAAGTGCTGATGTGCCAATAGATTTTAGAAATTCCTACCTCGATTACTTGCCATCGTTTGAAGCGTTCTCCACTACTTGCTATTTTTTTCGCGAGGTTATTGGAATTTTACAGTATTGGTTAGTCTATGGTGGTTGA
- the murC gene encoding UDP-N-acetylmuramate--L-alanine ligase, whose translation MEFCSQEGKKNQANSVKKVYFVGIGGIGMSAQAMHEHFLGNLVFGSDPYSSERTKYLEKIGIKVYYNHESTNIVEDLDELIVTPAISKDNPEYVRAQELGIKITMRIDHFRNILSPFKGFAVTGTDGKSTTTSMLANCLINLGVDPFVFLGALHNKLEHGNYRAGKNNIAVYELDESQPGYELFAPEYLIITNIREDHIENYQNLEHYYESFKTLMKNSKFVVTFADEKKFHGHTTFGVYSGDFKLVERKQEGFYQTVTILTPWGEKKFFLPVPGYHNALNALAVISLLSSIGYDLQAVLDSFEDFQLPGRRFNVSYDDPVKKLTIVDDYAHTADEIDVLLKTAREVYPDRKIVLIFQPHRYTRFKREAEKFKSILERADEIYITEVYGAFETKNGVSAKKIIQQISKANFVEKLEDLRELSYDNNSVYIFVGAGDIYNISQSIVRELSLQ comes from the coding sequence ATGGAATTTTGCAGCCAAGAAGGCAAAAAGAATCAAGCAAACTCAGTAAAAAAGGTGTATTTTGTTGGCATCGGTGGAATTGGTATGAGTGCTCAAGCCATGCATGAACATTTCTTAGGTAATCTTGTCTTTGGAAGTGATCCGTACAGTTCAGAACGTACAAAATACCTTGAAAAAATAGGCATAAAGGTTTATTATAACCATGAATCGACTAATATCGTTGAGGATTTAGATGAATTGATAGTTACACCGGCGATTTCAAAGGACAATCCTGAATATGTAAGAGCGCAGGAATTGGGTATAAAAATAACAATGAGAATAGATCATTTTAGAAACATTTTGAGCCCATTTAAAGGGTTTGCGGTTACAGGTACAGATGGCAAATCAACAACAACATCAATGCTTGCAAACTGCCTTATCAATCTTGGAGTAGATCCATTTGTTTTTCTTGGTGCTTTGCATAACAAGTTAGAACATGGAAATTACAGAGCTGGAAAGAACAACATAGCGGTTTATGAACTTGATGAAAGTCAACCAGGCTATGAACTCTTCGCACCAGAGTATTTGATAATTACCAACATAAGGGAAGACCATATCGAAAACTACCAAAATCTCGAACACTATTATGAAAGTTTCAAAACACTTATGAAAAACTCAAAATTTGTTGTTACGTTCGCTGATGAGAAAAAATTCCATGGACATACCACATTTGGTGTTTATTCAGGAGATTTTAAACTTGTAGAAAGAAAACAAGAAGGATTCTACCAAACCGTTACTATTTTAACACCATGGGGAGAAAAGAAATTTTTCTTACCTGTTCCTGGCTACCACAACGCACTAAACGCTTTGGCTGTTATATCTTTACTTTCGAGCATAGGGTACGACTTACAAGCTGTTCTTGATTCTTTTGAAGATTTCCAACTGCCTGGTAGAAGGTTTAACGTCAGTTATGACGATCCTGTCAAAAAACTTACAATAGTTGATGATTATGCTCACACAGCTGACGAAATCGATGTACTTTTGAAAACAGCAAGAGAAGTTTATCCAGATAGGAAAATAGTACTTATATTCCAACCTCACAGATATACACGGTTTAAAAGAGAAGCCGAGAAGTTTAAATCTATTTTGGAAAGAGCCGATGAGATTTATATAACAGAAGTCTATGGAGCATTTGAAACAAAGAATGGTGTTAGTGCAAAGAAAATAATTCAGCAAATCTCAAAAGCAAATTTTGTCGAAAAACTTGAAGATCTAAGAGAACTTAGTTACGATAACAACAGCGTTTATATATTTGTAGGAGCAGGGGATATCTACAACATCTCGCAAAGCATAGTCAGAGAACTCTCTTTGCAATAA
- the fliJ gene encoding flagellar export protein FliJ → MFRLEKILSLRKREEEILKDQLNKVRLRIRQIEEEIEKTQMTRKEVEDQLRTSQSGAQVSFLLYLLRMYNDYIKLLSDRLSNLRSEEETILRNFLEKRTEKRSFEKLKERYLEHEKLQLDRKERLIIDEVALQKYFRNTGGE, encoded by the coding sequence GTGTTCAGATTAGAGAAAATCTTGTCTCTTAGAAAAAGGGAAGAGGAAATTTTAAAAGATCAACTAAACAAAGTACGTCTTAGAATCAGACAAATAGAAGAAGAAATTGAGAAAACACAAATGACAAGAAAAGAAGTAGAAGATCAACTGCGCACTTCACAAAGTGGTGCGCAGGTTAGTTTTTTATTGTACCTTTTGAGAATGTACAATGATTACATCAAGTTATTAAGCGACAGGTTGTCTAATCTAAGATCAGAAGAAGAAACTATCCTGAGAAACTTTCTTGAAAAAAGAACAGAAAAAAGAAGTTTTGAGAAACTCAAAGAGCGTTATTTGGAACATGAAAAATTACAGTTGGATAGAAAGGAAAGGTTAATAATCGATGAGGTAGCGTTGCAAAAATATTTTCGAAACACCGGAGGTGAATAA
- a CDS encoding rhomboid family intramembrane serine protease — protein sequence MFPLYDTIPSLKRPFVNVAIITANILVFIYEIIISGMDFSGTALEEFFYTYGFVPEQMYYVFPFVALFTHMFVHGGWSHIIGNMWFLKIFGDNVEDAFGHFKYLLFYVTGGIFALFFHIIFNPFSPYPLVGASGAISAVMGAYFVLFYYSRIVSLVFLILPFIVEIPAFIYLPYWFIIQVANGLLADITGTGVAYWAHAGGFIYGVLVGMRVRKKRYWY from the coding sequence ATGTTTCCTTTATATGATACAATCCCAAGTTTAAAAAGACCTTTTGTTAACGTAGCGATAATAACTGCCAACATCTTAGTTTTTATCTACGAAATAATCATTTCTGGAATGGACTTCTCAGGTACCGCACTTGAGGAATTTTTCTATACATATGGTTTCGTTCCGGAGCAGATGTATTATGTCTTTCCTTTTGTGGCACTTTTTACTCACATGTTCGTCCATGGAGGATGGTCACATATAATAGGTAACATGTGGTTTCTGAAGATATTTGGTGATAACGTAGAAGACGCTTTTGGTCATTTCAAATACTTATTATTTTACGTAACTGGCGGAATATTTGCTCTCTTTTTTCATATTATATTCAACCCATTTTCTCCGTACCCTCTTGTTGGGGCTTCAGGTGCTATTTCGGCTGTGATGGGCGCTTACTTTGTATTATTTTATTATTCTCGTATAGTTTCGCTTGTTTTTCTTATACTACCGTTTATCGTTGAAATTCCCGCTTTCATATACCTTCCATATTGGTTTATAATTCAAGTTGCTAACGGTCTACTTGCTGACATCACCGGTACAGGAGTAGCCTACTGGGCACATGCTGGCGGTTTCATATACGGTGTACTCGTAGGTATGAGAGTAAGAAAGAAAAGATATTGGTACTGA